One Anopheles marshallii chromosome 3, idAnoMarsDA_429_01, whole genome shotgun sequence genomic region harbors:
- the LOC128711091 gene encoding chitin deacetylase 1: MGLFLCYTLLTLAVTFTGNAYGGNLVKRSLKNTVPCFEDGRFYRNPDRPEPKMWTNAECAKYYLCLDGEVFEFKCSVGLLFDVSRQICDFKQNVDNCDVTAEARVPKPLLENAKCEERSQLGCGDGTCLPNEYFCDGSVDCEDGSDEGWCDVENDPNAADPCDLSVCELPDCFCSKDGTIIPGRLERYHTPQMILLTFDDAINFENWELYTEKIFTPARKNPNGCPVRATFFISHQYTNYAQVQRMWNDGHEIAVHSITHRGPEEWWSRNATIEDWFDEMVGQANIINRFSNVRMEELRGMRVPFLRVGWNRQFLMMKEFGFVYDSSMVAPFSNPPLWPYTLDYKMPHACNGNNQYCPSRSYPGIWELVMNQLEAGEYTCGMVDTCPPHMNGEDVYRMFVHNFKRHYHSNRAPLGLYFHSTWFRKQEYLDAFLRFLDDMAKYPDVYFVTNYQAIEWMRNPTTSNQLGHFEPWQCRPKQLDPQEHACNLPRTCKLHSRVLQQDRYLSTCNECPAQYPWIRNEFGLD; encoded by the exons CATACGGGGGCAACCTGGTGAAACGGAGTCTCAAAAACACAGTTCCCTGCTTTGAGGATGGGCGGTTTTACAG AAATCCCGACCGACCCGAGCCGAAAATGTGGACCAATGCGGAGTGTGCCAAGTACTATCTCTGCCTAGACGGGGAAGTGTTCGAGTTCAAATGTTCCGTTGGGCTGCTGTTCGATGTTTCCCGCCAAATTTGCGACTTTAAGCAAAACGTTGATAACTGTGACGTCACCGCAG AGGCTCGTGTCCCGAAACCATTGCtggaaaatgcaaaatgtGAAGAAAGGTCGCAGCTCGGATGCGGTGACGGAACCTGCCTACCGAACGAATATTTCTGTGACGGATCGGTCGACTGTGAGGATGGTTCGGATGAGGGTTGGTGCGATGTGGAGAACGATCCCAATGCGGCCGATCCCTGTGATCTGTCCGTGTGTGAGCTGCCGGACTGTTTCTGCTCGAAGGATGGCACCATTATCCCGGGACGGTTGGAACGTTACCACACGCCCCAGATGATACTGCTCACGTTCGACGATGCGATCAATTTTGAAAACTGGGAACTGTACACGGAGAAAATCTTCACACCCGCGCGCAAAAACCCGAACGGATGTCCGGTTCGGGCGACGTTTTTCATATCGCACCAGTACACGAACTATGCCCAGGTGCAACGGATGTGGAACGATGGGCACGAGATAGCGGTGCACTCGATCACACACCGTGGACCGGAAGAGTGGTGGTCGCGCAATGCCACAATCGAGGACTGGTTCGACGAGATGGTTGGACAGGCAAACATTATCAATCGCTTCTCGAACGTACGCATGGAGGAGTTGCGTGGGATGCGCGTACCGTTTTTGCGCGTCGGGTGGAATCGACAGTTTCTCATGATGAAGGAGTTTGGCTTCGTCTACGATTCATCGATGGTAGCACCGTTCTCAAACCCACCGCTGTGGCCGTACACGCTCGACTACAAGATGCCGCACGCGTGCAACGGCAACAATCAGTACTGTCCATCTCGAAGTTATCCGGGAATTTGGGAGCTGGTGATGAATCAGCTGGAGGCGGGCGAGTATACGTGCGGCATGGTGGACACGTGCCCGCCGCACATGAACGGGGAGGACGTGTATCGTATGTTTGTGCACAACTTTAAGCGTCACTATCACTCTAACCGAGCACCGTTAGGACTGTACTTTCACTCTACGTGGTTCCGCAAACAGGAGTATCTGGATGCTTTCCTG AGATTCCTCGACGATATGGCCAAGTATCCGGATGTGTACTTCGTCACAAACTATCAGGCGATCGAGTGGATGCGAAATCCGACAACCTCGAACCAGCTCGGTCACTTCGAGCCATGGCAGTGCCGGCCGAAACAGCTCGATCCACAGGAACATGCCTGCAATCTCCCACGTACTTGCAAGCTGCACAGCCGCGTCCTTCAGCAGGACCGCTATCTTTCCACCTGCAACGAGTGTCCGGCGCAGTACCCTTGGATACGGAACGAGTTCGGATTGGACTAA